In Sphingomonas psychrotolerans, the following proteins share a genomic window:
- a CDS encoding pirin family protein produces MTATLLATHRVEKPWGRHTLWPGFADPAPDQDPVGEIWFKTPGNDTPDLLIKYLFTSEKLSVQVHPNDEQARAKGLPRGKDECWVILDAEPDSTIALGTKQPVDRDTLRAAALDGSIEDLLDWKPVKAGDFFYSASGTVHAIGAGITLVEVQQNSETTYRLYDYGRPRELHLEDGVAVSDATPYVPHPMPGKVAEDRTILVEGPKFVLERWEGGRRTFTLPEGVTGWLVALAGQGVVDGVAFHAGECLTLAGECELHVEAGSDLLFAYPGSSRI; encoded by the coding sequence GTGACTGCGACGCTTCTCGCCACGCATCGTGTCGAAAAACCGTGGGGACGCCACACATTGTGGCCCGGCTTCGCAGATCCGGCGCCCGATCAGGATCCCGTCGGCGAGATCTGGTTCAAGACTCCGGGCAACGACACGCCCGACCTGCTGATCAAATATCTCTTCACCAGCGAGAAGCTGTCGGTGCAGGTGCACCCGAATGACGAACAGGCCCGGGCCAAGGGTCTGCCGCGCGGCAAGGACGAATGCTGGGTGATCCTCGACGCCGAGCCCGATTCGACGATCGCGCTGGGCACGAAGCAGCCCGTCGATCGCGATACACTGCGCGCCGCCGCGCTCGACGGATCGATCGAGGATCTGCTCGACTGGAAGCCGGTCAAAGCGGGGGACTTCTTCTACTCGGCCTCGGGCACCGTCCATGCGATCGGCGCCGGGATCACTTTGGTCGAGGTGCAGCAGAACAGCGAGACGACGTATCGGCTCTACGATTATGGCCGCCCGCGCGAGCTGCATCTGGAAGACGGCGTCGCCGTCTCGGATGCGACGCCTTATGTGCCGCATCCGATGCCCGGCAAAGTGGCCGAGGATCGCACGATCCTCGTCGAGGGCCCCAAATTCGTGCTCGAGCGCTGGGAAGGCGGGCGGCGCACGTTCACGCTTCCGGAGGGCGTGACCGGCTGGCTGGTGGCGCTGGCGGGCCAAGGCGTGGTGGACGGCGTCGCTTTCCACGCCGGCGAATGCCTCACGCTGGCCGGCGAATGCGAACTCCATGTCGAGGCGGGCAGCGACCTGCTTTTCGCCTATCCGGGCAGCAGCCGCATCTGA
- a CDS encoding outer membrane protein assembly factor BamD, with the protein MRIPITRALALALVPVLAFSVAGCAKQGARSDLPYVARDVGTLYSAGKERLDQRQYKLAAALFDEVERQHPYSVWARRAQLMGAFSYYLNQDYSQAIASSQRFLAVHPGNRDAPYAYYLIALSYYEQVADVTRDQKITQQALDSLGELTRRYPNTRYAADARLKIDLVRDHLAGKEMEIGRFYEGRGQWISATMRFRNVVENYQMTTHVPEALLRLTESYLSLGMPSEAQKAAAVLGANYPGTDWYKRAYDLMQDNQDKLAKAQTPAAS; encoded by the coding sequence ATGCGTATTCCAATTACCCGCGCGCTTGCGCTCGCCCTCGTTCCGGTGCTCGCCTTCTCGGTCGCAGGTTGCGCCAAGCAGGGCGCTCGCTCCGACCTTCCTTATGTCGCGCGCGACGTCGGCACGCTGTACAGCGCCGGCAAGGAGCGGCTCGACCAGCGCCAGTACAAGCTGGCCGCCGCCCTGTTCGACGAAGTCGAGCGCCAGCATCCCTATTCGGTATGGGCGCGGCGCGCGCAGCTGATGGGGGCGTTCAGTTACTATCTGAACCAGGATTATTCGCAGGCGATCGCTTCGTCGCAGCGGTTCCTCGCGGTCCATCCGGGCAATCGCGACGCGCCTTACGCTTATTATCTGATCGCGCTCAGCTATTACGAGCAGGTCGCCGACGTGACCCGGGACCAGAAGATCACTCAGCAGGCGCTCGATTCGCTTGGCGAGCTGACTCGCCGCTATCCCAACACCCGCTATGCCGCCGATGCGCGGCTCAAGATCGATCTCGTCCGCGACCATCTCGCCGGCAAGGAAATGGAGATCGGCCGCTTCTACGAGGGCCGCGGCCAGTGGATCTCCGCGACGATGCGCTTCCGCAACGTCGTCGAAAACTATCAGATGACCACGCACGTGCCCGAGGCGCTGCTGCGGCTGACCGAAAGCTATCTGTCGCTCGGCATGCCGAGCGAGGCGCAGAAGGCGGCAGCGGTACTCGGCGCCAATTATCCGGGCACCGACTGGTACAAGCGGGCCTACGACCTGATGCAGGACAATCAGGACAAGCTCGCCAAGGCACAGACTCCCGCCGCGAGCTGA